A genomic stretch from Syntrophales bacterium includes:
- the coaD gene encoding pantetheine-phosphate adenylyltransferase: MKKIAVYPGSFDPITNGHLDIMRRGLLIIDELIILISYNPDKAFLFSVEERIDMIKAVIGDNPRIRIDSFSGLLVDYVKKEGADVILRGLRAVSDFEYEFQMAIMNRRLDREIETVFLMTGYKWFYASSKLIKEVASLGGSVDGVVPEIVCKKLQEKYSK; this comes from the coding sequence ATGAAAAAGATAGCTGTTTATCCCGGTTCGTTTGATCCTATTACTAACGGACATCTTGACATAATGAGGAGGGGACTCCTGATTATTGATGAACTTATCATTCTGATTTCTTATAATCCTGATAAAGCTTTCCTTTTTTCTGTTGAGGAAAGAATTGATATGATAAAGGCGGTAATAGGTGATAATCCAAGAATCAGGATTGACAGCTTTTCAGGACTTCTTGTTGATTATGTAAAAAAAGAAGGTGCAGATGTTATTTTGAGGGGTTTAAGGGCAGTATCAGATTTTGAATATGAGTTCCAGATGGCTATTATGAACAGGAGACTGGACAGGGAAATAGAGACGGTATTTCTAATGACGGGATATAAGTGGTTTTATGCAAGTTCTAAACTTATAAAAGAGGTGGCAAGCCTCGGAGGCTCTGTGGATGGAGTAGTTCCGGAGATTGTTTGCAAAAAATTACAGGAGAAATATTCAAAATGA